The following DNA comes from Picosynechococcus sp. PCC 7003.
AGTGGGTTATGTCAGCTATGACAAGCTGGCCGAGGAAGTCCCCGAAGGCTCCACCATTCTCCTCGACGATGGCAAGGTAGAAATGAAAGTTGAGCGGGTCGATATTGCCGCCAAAAATCTCCACTGTCGTGTAGTGGTTGGGGGTAAGCTCTCCAATAACAAAGGGGTCAACTTTCCTGGGGTTTATCTCTCCGTCAAAGCCCTCACCGATAAAGACCGCGCAGATCTGATGTTTGGCCTCGACCAAGGCGTTGATTGGGTCGCCCTCAGTTTTGTGCGCAATCCCCAGGATGTCTTAGAGATCAAAGAACTCATCGCCAATGCCGGAAAAAATGTCCCCGTGATTGTCAAGATCGAAAAGCACGAGGCGATCGAACAGATGGAGGCCATTCTGTCCCTTTCCGATGGGGTCATGGTCGCCCGGGGGGACCTTGGGGTCGAACTGCCCGCAGAGGATGTGCCCATCCTCCAGAAAAAACTCATTGCCACCGCCAACCGCTTTGGGATTCCTGTAATTACCGCCACCCAGATGCTCGATAGCATGGTGAGTAATCCTCGCCCCACCCGCGCTGAAGTTTCTGACGTGGCCAATGCGATTTTAGACGGTACTGATGCGGTGATGCTCTCGAATGAAACCGCCGTGGGTGAATTCCCCGTAGAAGCTGTGGCGACCATGGCAACCATCGCCAAACGTATCGAAAAAGAACCCGACGGCATTCAAAAACAACCTTCTGATAAAAAATCCATTCCCAACGCCATTTCCGCCGCCGTCAGTCACATTGCCGGACAGTTGGATGCAACGGCGATCATGACCCTCACCAAGTCCGGGGCAACGGCCCGAAACGTCTCCAAATTTCGCCCAGCAACGCCGATTCTTGCCGTGACTCCCCATGTGGATGTAGCCCGTCGTCTCCAGTTGGTCTGGGGAGCCAAACCCCTCCTTGTCATGGACTCGCCATCGACGACCCAAACCTTTAAAGCGGCAATTAATGTCGCCCAGGAGAGCGGCTTTCTCCATGAAGGGGACTTGGTGATCATGACAGCCGGGACGCTCCAAGGGGTGTCTGGCTCCACAGATCTCATTAAAGTTGAAATGGTGCAGGCGGTACTCGGAGAAGGCATTGGCATTGGTCAAGGGGCGGCCAGTGGTCGTGCCCGGGTCGTGAATCAAAGTGAAGATATTAATGATTTTGGGCCAGGGGAAATCCTCGTTGCTCGCTCTACGGATGCAGCCTATGTGGAGATGATCCGTAAGGCCAGTGGCATTGTGATCGAGGAACCGAATCAAAATTGTCATGCGGCAACTTTGGGGATGCGCCTAGGCATTCCGGTGATTGTCGGTTTTAAGGAGGCAACCCAGCTAATTCGGGATGGGTCGATTATCTCTATCGATGCCCGTCGGGGTACTGTCTATTCTGGGGTAAATGTCAGCCTTGGGGATGCTGTGGGTGGCACCAAAATGTCCCTGGCTTAAGGCTGAACCAAGGTAATTCTCATTTCCATCGTCCAGCAGCCCCAACAATGTTTGGGGCAATTTTTTTGGGTCGGAACAATTGCGATATCCTAGGGGATGTGTTGGCGATCGCCATCGAGATCCGCCACGCGATGCATCCTGTGGAGAGATCATGCGGCAACTGAATTTTTTATTGTTTTTTGCCCTGTGCTTAGCCCTAGCGCTATTTAGTATCGAAAATACGCAACCCGTCGGGATTAATATTATTCCGGGATTCCAAGCCGAAGCGCCCCTCTCCATTGAACTCCTACTGGCAGTGGGCACAGGGGCGATTTTGGCCTGGATGTTTAGCCTATGGGATCAGCTACAGCGGCAAATTGAATCGTGGAAAGCCCAGCGGGAACTCAAGCTCCAAAGTCAAAAAATTGAAGAATTAGAAAAAGCTTTGGCTGAACTTCAGGCTGCCCAACAAAACGCCGCAGAATCATCGACAGATTCCCCCATCGCGACAACATCCACCGCAGACGAAACTGCGCCTGAACCTGAAACTTCTACCGCTACCGTGGAAACCCAGGAAACCGCCGACACATCCCAAGATGATTCTCAATCTGAGCAAACGGCCTAATTTTTGACCCTTGAATTTCAGCCATGGCCACCCAACCCCAAGCGGCGATCGCCACCCTCATTGAACTAGCCCAACAGGGAGAAATTGATCCCTGGGACGTGCAGGTCATTGATGTCATTGATCAGTTCCTGAACGAACTAGGCCTCGCCGGAGACACAGACCCAATTCTGAGGGAAGCAGACCTACCCCAGTCGGGCCAGACCTTTTTGTGGGCCTCTAAACTGGTTCTTCTCAAGGCCGACACCCTCGAAAGTTTAACAGCCATTGAAGCAGAGGTTCAGGACGAAGAATTTTACGAAGATTGGGAAGCCGGTGATGTTGAACGACTTCCCCTCAAGCTCGAAAAAAGACTCCGGCGACGGGCCGTAGCACCTCCCCCAAAACGGCGGCGGGTCACTCTCCAGGAATTTATTGAGCAAATCCAACAAATCGCCAACGAGATCGAGGATCACACCCCCAAAAAACGCCTCAAAACGCCCCGTAAACTATCCAACAAAGCGGCCATTAAACAGATTACCCAGTTGGCCCATGATGAAAATCTCACGGAATTGGCTGCCCAGCTAGAACAGTTTTTTCAGACCCAAATGCCCCCGGATCCAGAAACCCCCATGGTGTTTGAATTAGACGATTTAATCCGTCAGTGGATCGCCTACAAAGAAGCCAACGAATTTTTCCCCCAGGACATCACTGCCAAGCAACACCGTCACGAAAAGGTGGGGATCTTTTGGGCCTTACTTTTATTGTCAGCCCAGTCCAAGGTGGTGCTGTCCCAGGATGATTTTTATGCGCCGGTGTTGGTGCGTCCGCTTTATCCAGGGCACCGGGAGATTTAAGCTCTAAACCGTAAAAGATTTGAGAATCCAGCCCAGCACAATGCCCACTCCTGTGAAGCGGACAATTTGCCAAAAGGGTTCCTGCCATTTGAGTAACTGACTTTCGAGTTGCAGTTCTAACTTGGCAATTTCGGCGGCAATGAGGTTGAGTTCTGTTTTAAGGGAAGCTTGTTTTTGGATCGTTTCTGGCTCTGCCTGGAGATTGTCTTGTTCTGCTTTTAGTTCTGTGATGCGGGCTTCGGCAGCTTTAACCTGGGCATGACGAGCTTTCAGGGCGGCAAGGTCAGTTTCCACTTGGGCGATCGCCTGCTCAAATTCAGTGTGGGAAAGTGCCATCACTCCAAACCCCAGGAATTTTCTGTTATGGATGCGGACGGAGAGACTCGAACTCTCACGTCTAGGACACTAGAACCTAAATCTAGCGCGTCTACCAATTCCGCCACGTCCGCAAAATTAATTAGCTCAGTAAATATATCACATCCATTTTCCGGCCGACAAGGGGAACCCAAAGTCCGCTTATCCCGTCAGCAAAACCCATAGGATCCCGCTAGGATTTACTGTGACGCACGAGAAATTTGAAGATGAGTAAAGGTTTGCAGGCTCGAACTAGGTTAAAAATCGGCATTGTCGGGTTAGGAATTTTTGGGTTTACCGCCAGTAGTGCGATCGCCCAGGTGCCGCCGGACATCGTCGTGGACACAGAACCCAATGCAGGGAATACGCCCGGTGATGTGATCGACAATTCTGGCGATCGCCGTTTTGTGTGTCAGTATGACCAAGGACAATACACCGTGATGTATCAACCCGAAAGTCGTCCGGGGGAAGTGTATCCCTGGGCCATTCCCCGCACCATGGGGGGTGGTTGGAGTGCAGAGCGTCGCTGTGAAGAAATTGCCCGCCGTTTAGAAATGTACCGGGGTGATGGTCTCGTCGAGCTTACTACTGGCCGCGAAAATGGTTATGACATCGTTTGTGTGACCACCGAACTGAATCCCAGCTGTCAAATTGTCTTTACGGTACCCCGGGGCCAAAATGCGATCACCACCCGGGATCAAGTATTCGATAACCTCCTCAGTGCTGACAGTGGTTTCCAAACCCGTGGGGTCAACACCTTTATGGGCACCGGATCGACCAATAGCCTCCTGGGGCAACTCCAAAGTATTTTTGGGGGCCGTCGCTCCACCCCTAGCCCCATGGCCCAAAGTTATTCAAGCAGTGGCATTAGCCTCAAGCCCTTCCTCGATCCCGCCGATGGTGGTACCGGTGAATATTTAACCCAGGGTCGCGCCGCTGGTCAGTCGAATCCGAGCCCGACCAATAATGGCCTCAGATTGAACACCGATCTCTTCCGTTAGAGCATCTGGGCCACACAGCATTTCGCTTTGCCCGTAAGCGTCCTCTACTGTGTAATTTTTCCCTAGGCGATCGCCTGGGGTTTTTTCTGGCCTGAATATCTCAATCGTTAACAATCTACCAAAGCGGGTCACTGGCTTTTTCGGAATGGGGCAGAACTCCTTACAATAGAAGGAGGTTTCGTCACGAATCCCCACTGTGTGCGATCAAGGTTTTTGGTCAGCTAGAACAGGGTCAAATGACATTGATTCGTCTCGTAGTCCCAAGGAGCAAGATACATTGTGGCCCATAGTTTTTTGTTGGAAGCAGGTCGCTGGACGTTAAATGGTAGTTGGATTGAACGAAATCAACCCCCCATTCTCATTCGGGGCAAAACCATTGTTGCTTGGGGCCAAAATAATTGGTTTACGATGGTGACAAAGTTAACGTTTCAAGACGGCGATCGCCCCGAAATTTCTTATCAATACAAAGGGCGTTTAGATAGCGGTGAGCGACAATATACCTATGTACTGCAACAAAGCATTTTGGGACGGGTGGAAGGGGAAGGTTGGGTTGGCTCAGAATCAATCATTCAGCGATACTGGGTGCTTGGCGATCGCCAACGGCGTAGTGGCTTTGAAATGTTCTACCAGATTAACGACAATGAATATCGCTACTCCGGGGGGATCCTCGCAGGCCACTATCTCACCAGTACCATTGAAGGGACTCTCCTCCGTCAGCTTTAATAGCTTTAGTGATCTCAGTTTTGTCTGGTCTCCTATTTTTTTGATTGTTTTGTTCGTCCACCCCAAACTATGACTACCGATCCCAATGTCAATCGCCTTCTCGCCGGCCGTTATCGCCTGGTAGACCTCGTAGGCCAGGGGGCTATGGGGCGTGTCTACCGGGGTGAAGATACAGTGCTAGGGGGAGTCACTGTCGCCGTAAAGTTTTTAGCCCAGACCTTGCTCAACGATAAAATGCGCCAACGTTTTGAGCGGGAAGCCACCATCTGTGCTCTTTTGAGTGAAAAAAGCATCCATATCGTGCGGGTAAAAGACTATGGCGTTGATGACCAGGATGTGCCCTTTTATGTCATGGAATTTTTAGAAGGGGAAAGTCTTAACGATATTATTGCCCACGCGACCCTCGGTTTACCGCGCTTTTTTCAAGTGGTACGGCAGGTGTGTTTGGGGATGGAAGCCGCCCACCAAGGGATTACCTTCAAGGGTGAACAATGTTTAATTATTCACCGGGATATTAAACCCAGCAATATTCTGATCATGCAGGATGCGTCCCTGGGAGAACTGGTAAAAATTCTAGATTTTGGGATTGCTCGCCTGAGCCAAGCTGGTGCCGCCCAGACCCAATCGTTTATGGGCACCCTCGCTTACTGTTCCCCAGAGCAAATGGAAGGCAAGGAATTAGATCAACGCTCTGATATCTATAGCCTGGGGATTACGATGTACGAGATGCTCACCGGGGATATGCCCGTGATGCCCGAAAATAATTCCTTTGGGGGTTGGTACCGGGCGCACCATGACACACCGCCGATTCCCTTTGATAAAAGTCTGCGAATTCCGGCTCCTTTGGCGGAAATTATCATGTGCTGCATGGCGAAAAATCCGCGCGATCGCCCCCAAACTGTCAATGATATTTGGCAAGCCATGGCTCCCATCGCCAAATATTATGAACAACAAGCAGCCGAAACCAAGAAATCCTTTTTCACCACGTCCCAAAATCTGCAAAATTTCCAGGCGACATCTCCGGTGGCTGGCCCCAATGATCCGACCCGGATTAACAATGCCACCACTGCCCCCAGCTTTCGTAATTCGACGGTAAATCGCCAGGGAAGACCCACGGACAAACTGAATACAACCTTTACGGACACGGTTTGTGCAGCCCAGTCCTGGCCAGCGGATAAACCCCAAAGTAAGATTGTTTTCCCTCGGATTGTACCGGCTGAACCGACGGCGATCGCCAGTCTTTGGGCGATGTTAGAGGGTGAGGAGTTAGGTAAGCGCCGCTTTGATACCCGCTATAATCAGTTCCTCTTTATTGAGGCTCCCCATCCGATGTTGCTGTGGATCACAGTGCTGTATAACAGCAGTGAAGGAGCCCGCTGGTTGCCTTGCTATCTGGACTTGAAAACAAAGATTGGCCAACAGATGGCACGTCTTTTAGCTAGTCAAGGGAACTATCGAATTTTGCTCTTTGCCCTGGGGCAACCCCAACGGTATTTTCATATTACCCAGGCAACAATTTCCCTCAAGCAACGGGAGCAGCTTACTCGCTGGGCGGATTTGAGCCAGAGACTACCTGCCAGTAATCCTGTGGTGAGTAAACAAACTTTGAAAAAAGAATATGAGAAAAGCAAGGGCAAAATCCTCATGAAGTTGGCCGCTTCCCGGACGAACAGCAACCTTGGGGGATTTTAAGCTATCTTGAGTCTTCGTCCAAAGGCGATCGCCCCCTTAAACTCCCAGCAATAATCATCCCGTCAATTCAAAGGTAGTAAATTGGCAATCGCTAAATCTTATGCCATAAAAGATGGCAAGATACTACTTTTTCTGCCGAAGATTAGTCATGTCTTTATTGCTTTTCCCTAAATTGCACAAATTACATAAGGTTTGATAGTTTTCTAATGCATTTTTTCCTCCTTTTGAACGAGGGATAATGTGATCCACATGTAAAACAATATTATCTCCCGCTGTTCTGCCACAGGAAACACATTTCCAATTATCTCTCTGGAAAACTTGCCACCGAATAGCTGGCATCACTTTTAGCCTTTTTTCTGCATTTTTTAAAGCTTTAATATGATCAAGATTATGATGAATAGGAAGATCTTTTTCATCAGACTCATTTGAATTTAATTGATCATATTTCCATTTATGAAGCTTAGATAAAAGATCTTGAAAGCAAAGATCTTGACCCATCGAAATTCTCAAATAAGAGTCATATACTGGATAAAAAGAAACATAAGCATCAATAATATCAATCAAGTCTAATTCTGTAATAGGAAATTTATAAACTCTAGAAAAATAATGATTGTCAAAATATTTATTCGCAATCATATACTCATAATGATCTTTAAAAGACGAGATATATGAGAGTTGATCACCCCAATATAAAACAGGATATATATTACTCCGATAGCAAAGAGTATGAAGCAAATCTTCAAATTGCAAATGAAAATCGAAAAATTTCTTATAAGATTGATTTGTTAAGCCAGTAAGCCAATAATTTTCAAAGAAAATTTCAAGACCTGCTTCTGTTAACATTAATCCGTAGCGAAAGGGCAGTATCTGTACAGGTTTTTTATTCTTTTTTTCTATCCCATGCCACTTGTCTTTGATTCTTTTCCCTCCTAATCCCGCATAAGCAGTGTCATACAAAAAAGTTAATTCTTTTTCTCTTTTAGTTCTGAAATGTGGATAATAAGAGATAATAGAAGTATCGAAGACTTCTACCTCATAGACTCCTCTGACCTTTGCTATGCATTGATTGAGTAGCTCTTGTAAGCGGGGAACAACAGAATATTTTAGTGCATCAGCCCTTAGCCGAGGGTCATTGACTTGAAATAAATTTTGATCACTTTCATCAAAAGTAATCTCTTTAAGCTGTAATTTCACGTTGAAATCATCTCCTATAAAGGGATAGATTTTGCATGGTAAGAATTATTTATCCAACTATTGCAATGAGTTTGGACAATTATAATCAACAGATCAAACTAAGGATGTAAACGACGGGCGATCGCCAATCAGGTTAAATCCAGGACAAGATCCTTGAGGAGATTAACACCCGAAATCTTACGAGGTAGAGACAAGACTTGAGTTTTGCAATTGGGGGTGTAAATTTCAGCTTGTTTTTCTTTGCGATTAACTAATATTCCAAAACTACAGCCATTATCCTGATATTCAGCCATTTTGTCTCTTGTTTTCTGGACAGCATCACTAGGCGAAACTAATTCAATGACAAAATCCGGACAAAGTGGAATGAATTTTTCCCGTTGATCAATACTTAAAGCTTCCCAACGGGATTTTTCGACCCAAGAAACATCAGGGGAACGGGTCGCACCATTGGGCAAAATAAAACCCGTTGAAGAATCAAAAACTTCCCCTAATTGGTATTTCTGATTCCAAAGTTGCACCTGAAAAATCAAATTGGCATTTTGTCGTCCCGTTTCGCCACCAGTGGGAGGCATAATTACGAGTTCTCCTTTAGCTGTGCGTTCCAGT
Coding sequences within:
- a CDS encoding HNH endonuclease, whose protein sequence is MKLQLKEITFDESDQNLFQVNDPRLRADALKYSVVPRLQELLNQCIAKVRGVYEVEVFDTSIISYYPHFRTKREKELTFLYDTAYAGLGGKRIKDKWHGIEKKNKKPVQILPFRYGLMLTEAGLEIFFENYWLTGLTNQSYKKFFDFHLQFEDLLHTLCYRSNIYPVLYWGDQLSYISSFKDHYEYMIANKYFDNHYFSRVYKFPITELDLIDIIDAYVSFYPVYDSYLRISMGQDLCFQDLLSKLHKWKYDQLNSNESDEKDLPIHHNLDHIKALKNAEKRLKVMPAIRWQVFQRDNWKCVSCGRTAGDNIVLHVDHIIPRSKGGKNALENYQTLCNLCNLGKSNKDMTNLRQKK
- a CDS encoding Uma2 family endonuclease; amino-acid sequence: MTTMTLALEPVFTLSNEQFQQLCLVNPELQLERTAKGELVIMPPTGGETGRQNANLIFQVQLWNQKYQLGEVFDSSTGFILPNGATRSPDVSWVEKSRWEALSIDQREKFIPLCPDFVIELVSPSDAVQKTRDKMAEYQDNGCSFGILVNRKEKQAEIYTPNCKTQVLSLPRKISGVNLLKDLVLDLT
- a CDS encoding LapA family protein; the protein is MRQLNFLLFFALCLALALFSIENTQPVGINIIPGFQAEAPLSIELLLAVGTGAILAWMFSLWDQLQRQIESWKAQRELKLQSQKIEELEKALAELQAAQQNAAESSTDSPIATTSTADETAPEPETSTATVETQETADTSQDDSQSEQTA
- a CDS encoding serine/threonine-protein kinase, whose translation is MTTDPNVNRLLAGRYRLVDLVGQGAMGRVYRGEDTVLGGVTVAVKFLAQTLLNDKMRQRFEREATICALLSEKSIHIVRVKDYGVDDQDVPFYVMEFLEGESLNDIIAHATLGLPRFFQVVRQVCLGMEAAHQGITFKGEQCLIIHRDIKPSNILIMQDASLGELVKILDFGIARLSQAGAAQTQSFMGTLAYCSPEQMEGKELDQRSDIYSLGITMYEMLTGDMPVMPENNSFGGWYRAHHDTPPIPFDKSLRIPAPLAEIIMCCMAKNPRDRPQTVNDIWQAMAPIAKYYEQQAAETKKSFFTTSQNLQNFQATSPVAGPNDPTRINNATTAPSFRNSTVNRQGRPTDKLNTTFTDTVCAAQSWPADKPQSKIVFPRIVPAEPTAIASLWAMLEGEELGKRRFDTRYNQFLFIEAPHPMLLWITVLYNSSEGARWLPCYLDLKTKIGQQMARLLASQGNYRILLFALGQPQRYFHITQATISLKQREQLTRWADLSQRLPASNPVVSKQTLKKEYEKSKGKILMKLAASRTNSNLGGF
- a CDS encoding COP23 domain-containing protein, with protein sequence MSKGLQARTRLKIGIVGLGIFGFTASSAIAQVPPDIVVDTEPNAGNTPGDVIDNSGDRRFVCQYDQGQYTVMYQPESRPGEVYPWAIPRTMGGGWSAERRCEEIARRLEMYRGDGLVELTTGRENGYDIVCVTTELNPSCQIVFTVPRGQNAITTRDQVFDNLLSADSGFQTRGVNTFMGTGSTNSLLGQLQSIFGGRRSTPSPMAQSYSSSGISLKPFLDPADGGTGEYLTQGRAAGQSNPSPTNNGLRLNTDLFR
- a CDS encoding segregation/condensation protein A; protein product: MATQPQAAIATLIELAQQGEIDPWDVQVIDVIDQFLNELGLAGDTDPILREADLPQSGQTFLWASKLVLLKADTLESLTAIEAEVQDEEFYEDWEAGDVERLPLKLEKRLRRRAVAPPPKRRRVTLQEFIEQIQQIANEIEDHTPKKRLKTPRKLSNKAAIKQITQLAHDENLTELAAQLEQFFQTQMPPDPETPMVFELDDLIRQWIAYKEANEFFPQDITAKQHRHEKVGIFWALLLLSAQSKVVLSQDDFYAPVLVRPLYPGHREI
- the pyk gene encoding pyruvate kinase, which gives rise to MPSREMPRRTKIVATIGPATSKPDVLREIIEAGATTLRLNFSHGTHDDHQRNIRLIRQTAFELNQPVGILQDLQGPKIRLGRYESGFITLKNGDPYIITSREVPCTQEVGYVSYDKLAEEVPEGSTILLDDGKVEMKVERVDIAAKNLHCRVVVGGKLSNNKGVNFPGVYLSVKALTDKDRADLMFGLDQGVDWVALSFVRNPQDVLEIKELIANAGKNVPVIVKIEKHEAIEQMEAILSLSDGVMVARGDLGVELPAEDVPILQKKLIATANRFGIPVITATQMLDSMVSNPRPTRAEVSDVANAILDGTDAVMLSNETAVGEFPVEAVATMATIAKRIEKEPDGIQKQPSDKKSIPNAISAAVSHIAGQLDATAIMTLTKSGATARNVSKFRPATPILAVTPHVDVARRLQLVWGAKPLLVMDSPSTTQTFKAAINVAQESGFLHEGDLVIMTAGTLQGVSGSTDLIKVEMVQAVLGEGIGIGQGAASGRARVVNQSEDINDFGPGEILVARSTDAAYVEMIRKASGIVIEEPNQNCHAATLGMRLGIPVIVGFKEATQLIRDGSIISIDARRGTVYSGVNVSLGDAVGGTKMSLA